The following nucleotide sequence is from Pedobacter sp. PACM 27299.
ATGAAAGAAGCCAGGAAGTTTTCTGCAGCTATTGAAAAGGAAAAGCTGAATGGCACTACGCATGATATGGGCTTTAAAGTGTATTGCAGTATTGGTACGGGCTATCGCATTACGAAAGATGCCCATTACAAAGAAGTGATTCTGGAGTCGGCAAAAAAACTGGCCACTCGCTTTAACCCTAAAACAGGGGTGATTTTATCCTGGGATCATAGCCGGGATAAATGGGTGAATCCAGTGATTATCGACAATATGATGAACCTGGAGCTGTTGTTTGAAGCGACTAGATTAAGTGGTGATTCTTCTTTTTATAAGATTGCGCTGAGCCATGCCAATGTAACCATGAAAAATCATTTCCGACCGGATTACAGCTCATATCATGTGATTGATTATGATCCTCAAACTGGTGCGGTATTGAAAAAACAAACCCATCAGGGCTATAGCCATGAATCTGCATGGTCCAGGGGACAGGGATGGGCATTATACGGATATGCCATGTGTTATAGATTCACTAAAAATCCTGTTTATTTGAAACAAGCAGAAAATATCGCCGCATATATCCTGAATCATCCAAATATGCCAAAAGACCTGGTTCCTTACTGGGATTTTAATGCGCCAAATATTCCTAATGAACCAAGAGACGTATCCGCCGCTGCGGTGATCGCTTCAGCATTATATGAACTGAGTAATTATAGTCAGCAAAAGACACTTTATATAGAAAAAGCGAATGTGATGATGAACAGTATGGCCAATAAATATACAGCTCCGCTGGGTACTAATAAAGGCTTTATCCTGATCAGCAGCACCGGCTCTAAACCTTCAAACTCTGAGGTGGATGTGCCGCTTTCTTATGCAGACTACTACTATTTGGAAGCTTTATTAAGGGCAGATCAGTTGAAGTAAGCGCTTGTTGGCCTCAGCGGTTTTCGCTTTGGCTATAAGGTCCGCATATGAAATGCCGGATATTTTTATTCCATAACTGGACAATAACAAGAATCAATTAAACATTAACCATATATAAACTTTATGAAAAAGAATCAATTAATGATTGCTGCATTGATGAGTGGGGGTTTGTTATTGTCCAGTTGTGAAAAGGAAGGATCAGCAGAGGCGGTTCTTAGTCCGAATCCAAAAACTAAAGATGTGGTGACGACGACTGATGATCCTGTTGCTGCTTCGGTACTGTTTAACGGTGATGCGAGTAATGGCGCCGATAATCTCTGGAAAGCCATCAATATTGAGGGAACGGGGGCATTATCTACGGTGACAGATGAAACGGGTGTATTGACCTGGAAATTTTTGAAACCACTGGGGAGCCACCGCACCGAGGTACGTGGGGCCAAGAATTTTCAGTCAGCCGAAGGTGATGAGATTTATATTGGATTTACCAGTAAATTGCTCATCCCTTCTAATCTAAAAACGGAGGCAATTTTCCAATGGAAATCTTATCCAACCGATGGCTCCCTGCAAAATCATCCTTTGATGCTGAGAACAAAATCAGGGAAATTGGAATTGCAGCATTTTGACGATAACCATGTGGCTACAGTGCCATGGTCGATTAATTTGCCGGTGAGTACCTGGATGAGTTTTGTGATTCGTATGAAAGTTTCCCGTAATCCAGCTATCGGATTTGTTGAATTCTGGTATAACGGAGTGAAACAAACATTGTCGAATGGCACACAGCGACTGATGTGCAGGACGCT
It contains:
- a CDS encoding glycoside hydrolase family 88 protein — translated: MKRYLFTVLALSLLHTSTFAQKPNVKKAFKLAAKQTEFMLKEVEQAKLHSKNPALVSPRTIEDGKLKLVASRDWTSGFFPGVLWFLYEYNHQQPWMKEARKFSAAIEKEKLNGTTHDMGFKVYCSIGTGYRITKDAHYKEVILESAKKLATRFNPKTGVILSWDHSRDKWVNPVIIDNMMNLELLFEATRLSGDSSFYKIALSHANVTMKNHFRPDYSSYHVIDYDPQTGAVLKKQTHQGYSHESAWSRGQGWALYGYAMCYRFTKNPVYLKQAENIAAYILNHPNMPKDLVPYWDFNAPNIPNEPRDVSAAAVIASALYELSNYSQQKTLYIEKANVMMNSMANKYTAPLGTNKGFILISSTGSKPSNSEVDVPLSYADYYYLEALLRADQLK
- a CDS encoding heparin lyase I family protein, producing MKKNQLMIAALMSGGLLLSSCEKEGSAEAVLSPNPKTKDVVTTTDDPVAASVLFNGDASNGADNLWKAINIEGTGALSTVTDETGVLTWKFLKPLGSHRTEVRGAKNFQSAEGDEIYIGFTSKLLIPSNLKTEAIFQWKSYPTDGSLQNHPLMLRTKSGKLELQHFDDNHVATVPWSINLPVSTWMSFVIRMKVSRNPAIGFVEFWYNGVKQTLSNGTQRLMCRTLDVQDCDPKWGVYGGDEAAVTHYVKKIRIGTTYADVAQ